Proteins found in one Clostridium kluyveri DSM 555 genomic segment:
- the sigH gene encoding RNA polymerase sporulation sigma factor SigH, whose translation MGYNGKKISSFEEKLDEEVVIQAKEGDVRAQEYMINKYENFVKSKAKSYFLIGADKEDIYQEGMIGLYKAIRDFKTDKLSSFKAFAELCVTRQIITAIKTATRQKHIPLNTYVSLNKPIYDEESDRTLLDVLSEAKVADPEELIISREELKHIHNEIGEVLSSLEMEVLMSYLDGKSYQEIACDLDRHAKSIDNALQRVKRKLEKCLINK comes from the coding sequence ATGGGTTATAATGGTAAGAAAATTTCCTCCTTTGAAGAAAAATTGGATGAGGAAGTAGTTATTCAAGCAAAAGAAGGAGATGTAAGAGCTCAAGAATACATGATAAATAAATATGAAAATTTTGTTAAATCCAAAGCAAAATCCTATTTCTTAATTGGAGCAGACAAAGAAGATATTTATCAAGAAGGTATGATAGGGCTTTATAAAGCAATAAGGGATTTTAAAACAGATAAATTATCGTCCTTTAAAGCTTTTGCTGAACTCTGTGTGACACGTCAAATAATAACAGCCATAAAAACTGCTACCAGACAAAAGCATATTCCATTGAATACGTATGTTTCTTTAAACAAACCTATATATGATGAAGAATCTGATAGAACCTTATTGGATGTTTTATCGGAAGCTAAAGTTGCAGATCCAGAAGAATTAATAATTAGTAGAGAAGAGTTAAAGCATATACATAACGAGATAGGTGAGGTGCTGTCTAGTTTGGAAATGGAAGTTCTTATGTCTTATTTAGATGGTAAATCTTATCAGGAGATTGCTTGTGATTTGGATAGACATGCTAAATCCATAGATAATGCTTTGCAAAGGGTTAAAAGAAAGTTAGAAAAATGCTTAATTAATAAATAG
- a CDS encoding NYN domain-containing protein, whose amino-acid sequence MRIIFVDGYNVINSWPELNDIKNYSFEAARQQLIETVSNYAAYKGYSIFIVFDAHMVVGSLEKREKVSENVEVIFTKENETADSFIEKTVNRIGRRSEVFVVTSDSLEQQITFQRGAVRMSSIEFYHEVKQIESKIKSKIEKKYSKQKHTLEDRIAKDMLEKLEKIRKSR is encoded by the coding sequence TTGAGAATTATTTTTGTAGATGGATATAATGTAATAAATAGTTGGCCTGAATTAAATGATATAAAAAATTATAGTTTTGAAGCTGCAAGACAGCAACTTATAGAAACTGTAAGTAATTATGCAGCTTATAAAGGATATAGTATTTTTATAGTATTTGATGCCCATATGGTGGTAGGAAGCTTGGAAAAAAGGGAAAAAGTCAGCGAAAATGTTGAGGTGATATTTACCAAAGAAAATGAAACAGCAGATTCTTTTATAGAGAAAACGGTCAATAGAATAGGACGGAGAAGTGAAGTATTTGTGGTAACTTCTGATTCTTTAGAACAACAAATAACATTTCAAAGAGGAGCTGTGAGAATGTCTTCTATTGAATTTTATCATGAAGTTAAGCAGATAGAATCAAAAATAAAAAGCAAAATTGAGAAAAAATATTCTAAACAAAAACATACTTTGGAGGATAGAATAGCAAAGGATATGCTGGAAAAACTTGAAAAAATTCGCAAAAGTCGTTAA
- the rplL gene encoding 50S ribosomal protein L7/L12, translated as MSKEEIIQAIKGMSVLELNELVKACEEEFGVSAAAPVAVAGGAAAGGGDAAEEKTEFDVVLKASGSEKIKVIKAVREVTGLGLKEAKALVDGAPKPLKEAVSKEDAEAIKAKFEEIGAEIELK; from the coding sequence ATGAGTAAAGAAGAAATCATTCAAGCTATAAAAGGAATGAGTGTTTTAGAGTTAAATGAATTGGTAAAAGCATGTGAGGAAGAATTTGGCGTAAGCGCTGCGGCTCCAGTAGCAGTAGCTGGTGGTGCAGCAGCTGGCGGCGGAGATGCAGCAGAAGAAAAAACAGAATTTGACGTAGTTCTTAAGGCATCAGGTTCAGAAAAAATAAAAGTTATAAAAGCAGTTAGAGAAGTAACAGGATTAGGATTAAAAGAAGCTAAGGCTTTAGTTGATGGAGCACCTAAACCGTTAAAGGAAGCTGTAAGTAAAGAAGATGCTGAGGCTATAAAGGCTAAATTTGAAGAAATTGGCGCTGAAATAGAATTGAAGTAA
- the rplK gene encoding 50S ribosomal protein L11, giving the protein MAKKVVGMIKLQLPAGKATPAPPVGPALGQHGVNIMGFCKEFNAKTVKQEGLIIPVVITVYQDRSFSFVLKTPPAAVLLKKAAGIESGSGVPNKTKVAKVTEEQVKQIAETKMVDLNASSVETAMKMIAGTARSMGITIEG; this is encoded by the coding sequence ATGGCTAAAAAAGTAGTGGGAATGATAAAACTTCAGCTTCCAGCAGGAAAAGCGACTCCAGCTCCACCAGTAGGTCCGGCCCTTGGGCAACATGGAGTAAATATTATGGGCTTCTGTAAGGAATTTAATGCTAAAACTGTCAAACAAGAAGGATTAATAATTCCAGTAGTAATTACTGTATATCAAGATAGATCATTTAGTTTTGTATTGAAAACTCCACCTGCAGCAGTGTTACTTAAAAAAGCAGCAGGAATAGAAAGTGGTTCTGGTGTACCGAATAAAACTAAGGTTGCTAAAGTTACTGAAGAACAAGTTAAACAAATTGCTGAAACTAAAATGGTAGATTTAAATGCTTCATCTGTTGAAACTGCTATGAAAATGATAGCAGGAACTGCAAGAAGTATGGGAATAACTATAGAAGGATAA
- the secE gene encoding preprotein translocase subunit SecE translates to MSARDNAKKVDRQVTPEGGFFNFFKGLVVEFKRITWASKEDVKKATIAVIAFCCIYVVIVAVIDFGLNSLVKTILK, encoded by the coding sequence ATGTCTGCACGTGATAACGCCAAAAAAGTTGATAGGCAAGTTACGCCTGAAGGGGGATTCTTTAATTTTTTTAAAGGATTAGTGGTGGAATTTAAAAGGATAACTTGGGCCTCTAAAGAAGATGTAAAGAAAGCAACAATAGCTGTTATTGCATTTTGTTGTATTTATGTAGTGATTGTTGCGGTGATAGATTTTGGGTTGAACTCTTTAGTTAAAACTATTTTAAAATAA
- the nusG gene encoding transcription termination/antitermination protein NusG, with product MADKAKWYVVHTYSGYENKVKMNLEKTIENRELYDCIDDVQVPMEEQVEIKDGKKKITLKKIFPGYVLVHMIMTDDSWYVVRNTRGVTGFVGPGSKPVPLTDEEVKDMGINEKLVNVDILVGENVKVRSGPLENFLAVIQEINIEKRKVKALVNMFGRETPVELDFNQIEKIE from the coding sequence ATGGCAGATAAAGCTAAGTGGTATGTAGTTCATACATATTCTGGTTATGAAAATAAAGTTAAAATGAATCTTGAAAAAACTATAGAAAACAGAGAACTATATGATTGTATAGATGATGTTCAGGTGCCTATGGAAGAACAAGTTGAAATTAAAGATGGAAAAAAGAAAATAACGTTAAAAAAAATATTTCCAGGATATGTTTTAGTGCACATGATAATGACTGATGATTCTTGGTATGTAGTTAGAAATACTAGGGGAGTTACAGGGTTTGTTGGACCTGGATCTAAACCTGTACCTCTTACTGATGAAGAAGTAAAAGATATGGGCATTAATGAAAAACTTGTAAATGTAGATATATTAGTAGGAGAAAATGTAAAGGTAAGGTCTGGACCACTAGAGAACTTCTTAGCTGTCATTCAAGAGATAAATATTGAAAAAAGAAAAGTTAAAGCTTTAGTTAATATGTTTGGCAGGGAAACTCCTGTTGAGCTTGATTTTAATCAAATAGAAAAAATAGAATAA
- the rpmG gene encoding 50S ribosomal protein L33 — MRVKVILACTECKQRNYNTMKNKKNNPNRLEIKKYCPFCNKHTVHKQTK; from the coding sequence ATGAGAGTAAAAGTGATATTAGCATGTACAGAATGTAAACAGAGAAACTATAACACAATGAAGAATAAAAAGAATAATCCCAATAGATTAGAAATAAAAAAATATTGTCCATTTTGTAATAAGCATACAGTTCATAAACAGACTAAATAA
- the rplJ gene encoding 50S ribosomal protein L10: protein MLKAIYSRPLGGGYKVSQNKALKQAKVEEIKDKMEKAESIIFAKYQGLTVEEDTNLRKELRESGVEYKVYKNTLSIRAAKELGFDKLEDIFVGPVSIAFGYDEPTTPARILNDFSKKYKALELKGGVVQGEIFDVDKVKQLATIPSKEVLIGKLLGSFKAPLSNFVYLLSAIEEKKKSEEA, encoded by the coding sequence ATGCTTAAAGCAATATATTCTAGACCGTTAGGAGGTGGTTATAAAGTGAGCCAAAATAAAGCGTTAAAGCAAGCTAAAGTTGAAGAAATTAAAGATAAAATGGAGAAAGCAGAGAGTATAATATTTGCTAAATACCAAGGATTAACTGTGGAAGAAGATACTAATCTTAGAAAAGAGTTAAGAGAATCAGGTGTAGAATATAAAGTTTATAAAAATACATTATCTATAAGAGCTGCAAAAGAATTAGGCTTTGATAAACTAGAAGATATTTTTGTGGGTCCAGTGTCAATAGCCTTTGGATATGATGAACCTACTACACCAGCAAGAATTCTTAATGACTTCTCAAAAAAATATAAAGCACTAGAATTAAAGGGTGGAGTTGTACAGGGAGAAATATTTGATGTAGATAAGGTTAAACAACTTGCTACTATACCGTCAAAAGAAGTTCTTATTGGAAAATTACTTGGAAGTTTCAAGGCTCCATTGTCAAATTTCGTATACTTATTGAGTGCAATTGAAGAAAAGAAAAAATCAGAAGAAGCTTAA
- the rlmB gene encoding 23S rRNA (guanosine(2251)-2'-O)-methyltransferase RlmB: MKNKYNVLRHKNKIENLKSEPQFREDLIEGRNSVMEALNSNNVTIEQIFVLDGNMSGSINTIFAIAKEKHIVVKKVDKRKLDRISQTGVHQGVIAKVIPYKYCELEDILDYASERGESPFIIILDEIQDPHNFGAIIRTAEVSGVHGIIIPKRRNVGITPTVYKSSAGAVEYMKICKVTNLNTIIEKLKKENIWIYGADMTGENYCFDVDFNSSIALIIGSEGKGISKLTKQKCDKLVKIPMMGNISSLNASVAAGMLMYEILKQKIKSDRN; this comes from the coding sequence ATGAAAAATAAGTATAATGTTTTAAGGCATAAAAACAAAATAGAAAATTTGAAAAGTGAGCCCCAATTTAGGGAAGATTTAATTGAAGGAAGAAATTCAGTTATGGAAGCTTTAAATTCCAACAATGTAACTATAGAGCAAATTTTTGTATTAGATGGAAATATGTCAGGCTCCATAAATACCATATTTGCAATTGCTAAGGAAAAACATATAGTTGTAAAAAAAGTGGATAAAAGAAAGCTAGATAGAATTTCTCAAACAGGAGTACATCAAGGGGTAATTGCAAAAGTGATCCCTTATAAATACTGTGAATTGGAAGATATACTGGATTATGCCTCAGAAAGAGGAGAATCTCCTTTTATAATTATATTAGATGAGATACAAGATCCTCATAATTTTGGAGCTATAATAAGAACTGCAGAGGTATCTGGAGTTCATGGAATTATAATACCTAAAAGGAGAAATGTTGGTATAACTCCTACGGTATATAAGTCTTCTGCTGGAGCAGTGGAATATATGAAAATATGTAAAGTTACAAATTTAAATACTATAATAGAAAAACTAAAAAAAGAGAATATATGGATATATGGGGCCGACATGACGGGGGAAAACTATTGCTTTGATGTTGATTTTAACAGTTCCATAGCTTTAATCATAGGAAGTGAAGGAAAAGGAATATCAAAGCTGACCAAGCAAAAATGTGATAAGTTAGTGAAGATACCTATGATGGGTAATATATCCTCCTTGAATGCTTCTGTAGCAGCAGGTATGTTAATGTACGAAATACTAAAGCAAAAAATAAAAAGTGATAGAAATTGA
- the rpoB gene encoding DNA-directed RNA polymerase subunit beta — MVHPVRVGKRTRMSFSRLKEIGHMPNLIEVQLDSYNWFLKEGLQEVFEDINPIQDYTANLNLEFVGYKLDMDNIKYSVEECKERDSTYAAPLKVKVRLLNKETGEVKEQEVFMGDFPLMTEQGTFIINGAERVIVSQLVRSPGVYYDVSVDKTGKNLFSSTVIPNRGAWLEYETDSNNIIYVRIDKTRKLPITILVRAMGHGTDTEITNFFGEDERLKATIEKDNTKTHEEALLEIYKRLRPGEPPTVDSARSLIESLFFDPKRYDLSRVGRYKFNKKLSLHLRIVNQISTGDVVNPETGEILVQKGEKIDREKAVQIQQCGINSVDIEIEDTTLRVIGNNFVNINNFIDFNIDDLNIKESVYYPALKQILDNYSSEESIREQIKKNIHNLIPKHIIRDDIYATVSYELGLAYGVGHTDDIDHLGNRRLRSVGELLQNQFRIGLSRMERVVKERMTIQDQEVITPQALINIRPVAASIKEFFGSSQLSQFMDQTNPLSELTHKRRLSALGPGGLSRERAGFEVRDVHHSHYGRMCPIETPEGPNIGLINSLATYAKVNEYGFIETPYRKVNKKEKIVTNEIVYMTADEEDEYLIGRANEPIDENGKFVDSKITVRDKEDVIVVPAEDVDYMDLSPRQLVSVATAMIPFLENDDASRALMGSNMQRQAVPLLKPQAPVVGTGIEYKAAVDSGVLPKARNAGVVSYVCANEIRVRRDSDGGTDIYRLLKFQRSNQGTCINQRPIVEKGEIVQQGTVLADGPSTDLGEIALGKNIRMGFTTWEGYNYEDAMLISEELVKKDVFTSIHIEEYESEARDTKLGPEEITRDIPNVGEDALKDIDDRGIIKIGAEVRAGDILVGKVTPKGETELTAEERLLRAIFGEKAREVRDTSLRVPHGEAGIIVDVKVFTRKNGDELSPGVNKLVRCYIAQKRKISVGDKMAGRHGNKGVISRVLPEEDMPFLPDGRPLEICLNPLGVPSRMNIGQVLEVHLGWAASELGWHIATPVFDGATEEDIIECLKKAGYREDGKTILYDGRTGEPFNRPVTVGYMYILKLAHLVDDKIHARSTGPYSLVTQQPLGGKAQFGGQRFGEMEVWALEAYGAAHTLQEILTVKSDDVVGRVKTYEAIVKGENIPEPGVPESFKVLIKELQALCLDVKVLNDDNQEIKLKESVDEEIENLDVNIEGNEDFVLSSQDNDYEEPEENDEEDELNLDYDDLTLDDLKDDLKIEDFNDEH; from the coding sequence ATGGTACATCCTGTCCGAGTTGGTAAAAGAACGCGAATGAGTTTTTCTAGGCTTAAGGAAATAGGCCATATGCCTAATTTGATTGAAGTTCAATTAGATTCCTATAACTGGTTTTTAAAAGAAGGACTTCAAGAAGTATTTGAGGACATTAATCCTATTCAAGATTATACGGCAAATCTTAATTTAGAGTTTGTAGGGTATAAGTTGGATATGGATAATATTAAGTATTCTGTGGAAGAATGTAAAGAAAGAGATTCTACTTATGCAGCACCTTTAAAGGTAAAGGTGAGATTACTTAATAAGGAAACTGGTGAAGTTAAAGAACAAGAAGTTTTTATGGGAGATTTTCCTCTTATGACAGAGCAAGGGACGTTCATAATTAATGGGGCTGAAAGGGTTATAGTTAGCCAACTTGTTAGATCACCAGGTGTATATTATGATGTGTCGGTTGATAAAACTGGTAAAAATCTTTTTTCTTCAACTGTAATACCTAACAGGGGCGCCTGGCTAGAATATGAAACTGACTCTAATAATATAATATATGTCAGAATAGATAAAACAAGAAAATTACCTATAACTATTCTTGTTAGAGCCATGGGCCATGGAACAGATACAGAAATTACTAATTTTTTTGGAGAGGATGAAAGATTAAAGGCTACAATTGAGAAGGACAATACTAAAACCCACGAAGAAGCCTTACTTGAAATATACAAAAGATTAAGACCAGGAGAACCGCCTACAGTAGATAGTGCACGGTCACTTATTGAATCTTTATTTTTTGATCCAAAAAGATATGATCTTTCAAGAGTAGGAAGATATAAATTTAACAAGAAACTATCGCTTCATCTTAGAATTGTGAATCAAATATCCACTGGAGATGTAGTGAACCCAGAAACAGGGGAAATACTTGTTCAAAAGGGTGAGAAGATAGATAGAGAGAAGGCAGTTCAGATTCAGCAGTGTGGAATAAATTCGGTAGATATTGAAATTGAAGATACCACATTGAGGGTTATAGGTAATAATTTTGTAAATATAAATAATTTTATTGATTTTAATATAGATGATTTAAACATAAAGGAAAGTGTATACTATCCTGCCCTAAAACAAATTTTAGATAATTACAGTAGCGAAGAAAGTATTAGGGAGCAAATAAAGAAAAATATTCATAATTTGATTCCAAAACATATAATTAGAGATGATATATATGCTACTGTCAGTTATGAATTAGGATTGGCTTATGGAGTGGGGCATACGGATGATATAGATCATCTTGGAAATAGAAGGCTTAGATCTGTAGGCGAATTACTACAAAATCAATTTAGGATAGGTCTTTCAAGAATGGAAAGAGTAGTTAAAGAGAGGATGACTATACAAGATCAAGAGGTAATAACACCTCAAGCTTTAATAAATATAAGGCCAGTAGCTGCATCTATAAAGGAATTTTTTGGAAGTTCTCAGCTTTCTCAATTTATGGATCAAACTAATCCCTTATCAGAACTTACACATAAGAGAAGATTATCAGCTCTGGGACCTGGTGGACTTTCTAGGGAAAGAGCTGGCTTTGAAGTTAGGGATGTTCATCATTCTCATTATGGAAGAATGTGTCCTATAGAAACACCAGAAGGACCTAACATAGGACTTATTAATTCTTTGGCTACTTATGCTAAAGTCAACGAATATGGTTTTATAGAAACACCATACAGAAAAGTAAATAAAAAAGAGAAAATAGTTACAAATGAAATTGTGTATATGACTGCAGATGAAGAAGATGAGTATTTAATAGGAAGGGCAAATGAACCTATTGACGAAAATGGTAAGTTTGTAGATAGTAAAATTACAGTTAGAGATAAAGAAGATGTTATTGTAGTACCTGCTGAAGATGTTGATTATATGGATTTATCTCCAAGACAATTGGTTTCTGTTGCCACTGCTATGATACCATTCCTTGAAAATGATGATGCTAGCCGTGCTCTTATGGGATCAAATATGCAAAGGCAAGCAGTTCCACTTTTGAAACCTCAGGCTCCTGTAGTAGGAACAGGGATTGAATATAAAGCAGCGGTAGACTCAGGGGTGCTTCCTAAAGCTAGAAATGCAGGGGTAGTATCTTATGTGTGTGCTAATGAAATAAGAGTTAGAAGGGATTCAGATGGGGGAACTGATATTTACAGGCTTCTTAAATTTCAAAGATCTAACCAAGGTACATGTATAAATCAGAGGCCTATAGTTGAAAAAGGGGAAATAGTTCAACAAGGAACAGTTCTTGCTGATGGACCTTCTACTGATTTGGGAGAAATAGCACTTGGAAAAAATATCAGAATGGGTTTTACAACTTGGGAAGGATATAACTATGAAGATGCTATGCTTATATCAGAGGAACTTGTAAAAAAAGATGTATTTACATCAATTCACATAGAGGAATATGAATCAGAAGCTAGAGATACAAAGTTAGGTCCAGAAGAAATTACAAGGGATATACCTAATGTAGGAGAAGATGCATTAAAAGATATAGATGATAGAGGAATTATAAAAATAGGAGCTGAGGTTAGAGCAGGGGATATACTAGTGGGTAAAGTGACACCTAAGGGAGAAACCGAGCTTACAGCAGAAGAGAGGCTTTTAAGAGCTATATTTGGAGAGAAGGCTAGAGAAGTTAGAGATACTTCACTTAGAGTACCTCATGGAGAAGCAGGTATAATTGTAGATGTAAAAGTATTTACAAGAAAAAATGGAGATGAGCTTTCACCAGGAGTTAATAAACTAGTTAGATGTTATATAGCTCAAAAAAGAAAAATATCAGTAGGAGATAAAATGGCAGGAAGGCATGGTAACAAAGGTGTTATATCAAGAGTATTGCCAGAGGAAGATATGCCTTTTTTACCAGATGGGAGACCTCTTGAAATATGTTTAAATCCGCTTGGAGTACCTTCCCGTATGAATATAGGGCAAGTACTTGAAGTTCATTTGGGATGGGCTGCTAGTGAATTGGGGTGGCATATAGCAACTCCTGTATTTGATGGAGCCACAGAAGAAGATATTATAGAATGTTTGAAGAAAGCAGGATATAGGGAAGATGGAAAAACCATCCTATATGATGGGAGAACGGGAGAACCTTTTAATAGACCTGTAACAGTAGGATATATGTATATTTTAAAACTAGCTCATTTAGTTGATGACAAAATTCATGCCCGATCTACGGGACCTTACTCTTTAGTAACTCAACAACCACTAGGTGGTAAAGCTCAATTTGGAGGTCAAAGATTTGGTGAAATGGAAGTTTGGGCATTAGAAGCCTATGGGGCTGCTCATACCCTCCAAGAAATACTGACGGTTAAATCAGATGATGTAGTTGGAAGAGTGAAAACTTATGAAGCAATTGTAAAAGGTGAGAATATACCTGAACCAGGTGTTCCAGAATCTTTTAAAGTACTTATAAAAGAGCTTCAAGCTTTGTGCTTGGATGTGAAGGTATTAAACGATGATAATCAGGAAATTAAATTAAAAGAGTCTGTAGATGAAGAAATAGAAAATTTAGATGTAAATATAGAAGGAAATGAGGACTTTGTTTTATCATCTCAAGATAACGATTATGAAGAACCAGAAGAAAATGATGAGGAAGATGAATTAAATCTGGATTATGATGATTTGACTTTGGATGATTTGAAAGATGATCTAAAAATAGAAGATTTTAATGATGAACATTAG
- the rplA gene encoding 50S ribosomal protein L1: MGKKYKESTKLIDRKTLYTPLEAMELALKTAKANFDETIELSIKLGVDPRHADQQVRGAVVLPHGTGKKVRVLVLAKGDRIKEAEDAGADYVGAEEYVEKIQKENWFDFDVVVATPDMMGVVGRLGRILGPKGLMPNPKSGTVTFDVAKAIQEIKAGKVEYRVDKTSIVHVPIGKKSFEVQKLLDNFRVLMEAIIKAKPSAAKGQYLKSVAVSSTMGPGIKINSVKVLE; the protein is encoded by the coding sequence TTGGGAAAAAAATACAAAGAGAGTACTAAGCTTATTGACAGAAAAACACTCTATACACCTTTAGAAGCAATGGAGCTTGCATTAAAAACAGCAAAAGCTAATTTTGATGAAACTATAGAGTTATCGATAAAGCTTGGAGTAGATCCAAGACATGCAGATCAACAGGTGAGAGGAGCCGTAGTTCTTCCTCATGGAACTGGTAAAAAAGTTAGGGTTTTGGTATTAGCTAAAGGAGATAGAATTAAGGAAGCAGAGGATGCTGGAGCTGACTATGTAGGAGCAGAAGAATATGTTGAAAAGATTCAGAAGGAAAATTGGTTTGATTTTGATGTAGTAGTGGCAACTCCAGACATGATGGGAGTGGTAGGAAGATTAGGTAGAATATTGGGACCTAAAGGATTAATGCCAAATCCAAAATCAGGTACGGTTACTTTTGATGTGGCAAAAGCTATTCAAGAAATTAAAGCTGGTAAGGTTGAATATAGAGTAGATAAAACATCTATTGTTCATGTACCTATAGGAAAAAAATCTTTTGAAGTACAAAAGCTTTTAGATAATTTTCGTGTGCTAATGGAAGCTATAATAAAAGCCAAACCATCAGCTGCTAAGGGACAATATTTAAAGTCTGTGGCAGTTTCAAGTACTATGGGACCTGGCATAAAAATAAATTCAGTTAAGGTTTTGGAATAA
- the tuf gene encoding elongation factor Tu, translating to MSKEKFERTKPHVNIGTIGHVDHGKTTLTAAITMVLAKEGKASATKYDEIDKAPEEKERGITINTAHVEYETEVRHYAHVDCPGHADYVKNMITGAAQMDGAILVVSAADGPMPQTREHILLASRVGVQYIVVFLNKSDQVDDPELIELVEMEVRELLSEYGFPGDDVPIIVGSALKVIENPEDAEATKCIYELMEAVDTYIPTPERPVDKPFLMPIEDVFTITGRGTVATGRVESGVLKIGDEVEIVGLKEEKKKTVCTGVEMFRKLLDQAMAGDNIGALLRGIQREEIERGQVLSKPGSVKPHKKFVGQVYVLKKEEGGRHTPFFNGYRPQFYFRTTDVTGSISLPEGVEMVMPGDHIDMNVELITPVAMHEGLRFAIREGGRTVGSGVVTTVSE from the coding sequence ATGTCAAAAGAAAAGTTTGAGAGAACAAAACCACATGTAAACATAGGAACAATAGGACACGTAGACCACGGCAAGACAACATTGACAGCAGCAATAACAATGGTATTAGCAAAAGAAGGTAAAGCATCAGCAACAAAGTATGATGAAATAGATAAGGCACCGGAGGAAAAAGAAAGAGGAATAACAATAAATACAGCACATGTAGAATATGAGACAGAAGTTAGACACTATGCACATGTAGATTGTCCAGGGCATGCAGACTATGTAAAGAACATGATAACAGGGGCAGCACAAATGGACGGAGCAATACTTGTAGTAAGCGCAGCAGATGGTCCAATGCCGCAGACAAGAGAGCATATACTACTGGCAAGTAGGGTAGGGGTACAGTATATAGTAGTATTTTTAAATAAATCAGACCAGGTAGATGATCCTGAATTAATAGAATTAGTAGAAATGGAAGTAAGGGAATTATTAAGTGAATATGGATTCCCAGGAGACGATGTTCCAATAATAGTAGGAAGTGCATTGAAGGTAATTGAGAACCCAGAGGATGCAGAAGCAACTAAATGTATATATGAATTAATGGAAGCAGTAGATACTTATATACCAACTCCAGAGAGACCAGTAGATAAACCATTCTTAATGCCAATAGAAGATGTATTCACAATAACAGGAAGAGGAACAGTAGCTACAGGAAGAGTAGAAAGTGGAGTGCTTAAGATAGGAGACGAAGTAGAGATAGTAGGATTAAAGGAAGAGAAGAAGAAGACAGTATGTACTGGAGTAGAAATGTTTAGAAAGCTTCTAGATCAGGCTATGGCAGGAGATAATATAGGAGCATTATTAAGAGGAATACAGAGAGAAGAAATAGAGAGAGGACAGGTATTATCAAAGCCTGGTTCAGTAAAGCCGCATAAGAAATTTGTAGGTCAGGTGTATGTATTAAAGAAAGAAGAAGGCGGAAGACACACACCATTTTTCAATGGATATAGACCACAGTTTTATTTCAGAACAACAGATGTAACAGGGTCAATATCATTACCAGAGGGAGTAGAAATGGTAATGCCAGGAGATCATATAGATATGAATGTAGAACTTATAACACCTGTTGCAATGCATGAAGGATTGAGATTTGCAATAAGAGAAGGCGGCAGAACAGTTGGTTCAGGTGTTGTTACTACAGTGTCTGAATAA